The Anoplolepis gracilipes chromosome 14, ASM4749672v1, whole genome shotgun sequence genome includes a window with the following:
- the LOC140673472 gene encoding uncharacterized protein, whose amino-acid sequence MHPTILTATGYTLLLSSFITLAFLLRKGCSKTSKSPYYILSTSDVFSTILTAIILLVNRIEAAIKLSYSWQNNTLDDTLNHTWTFEDEDNYQFPFLQIRNLREADLNVTLTCDMNGILMQYGILFAALTNAFVSSLTLTLQCNLTAACVKKRCTDIMKSLMNDNQFKPKDVKVTRKRKIPEDGGEPAFQLPDDMKNENSFLQRIMKIFKFQNTSNKPAKLFVTSHWLVPLLVVTILYFAEYNDMNTSRYTEDAECIFDSNFPMNDFYIFSDVEDNLKIDSIMYTTSMENKYPVDEELLNKIKPSSAEVDEIVFRVQNIVNSTLNYTGKSSESAKNTNVLATFGSQSLTDYVAANNIINYIKSNTDINNVTKRLNDTLMGENESIHDHDTSTNNTDSSRDLQASLLHNLLKSTSEESDVATFGNSSNVHDTSDKDDSYHEDGQMYPASTEENQTATNIGVMQYKKTSVSNNQIYNNIMKRIQNAMKNNNRTINRHNQARQPKGDNLKDYVTRRRPNSIRNLLSSQNDNFNRYIKEMRNGTQHMINECLLSPRFLQLYLFVLFFAIYFLSILSSCILQMRGKHVCKSTRAILKAKTDLASVRENSSKHNNTTIINVSQLPMDTKENHHHDSTEGSNVSQEAREDHSQRSHVETIKDESLLLEIDCTVRIFNTVELSLILCTILWTPIFLETLLRVFSCIRSPQWFIDTTFLSAISFGIIRNILNMYIIKNQEIPNNVKTKDNRIHPVK is encoded by the coding sequence ATGCATCCTACTATATTAACAGCAACAGGATACACATTGTTGTTGTCCAGTTTCATCACACTTGCATTTTTACTGCGAAAAGGATGCAGCAAAACGAGCAAATCCCCctattacattttatcaacTTCCGACGTCTTCAGTACCATATTAACAGCTATTATACTGCTCGTGAATCGCATCGAAGCTGCAATAAAATTGAGTTACAGCTGGCAGAACAATACATTGGACGATACGCTCAACCACACATGGACATTCGAAGATGAAGACAACTATCAGTTTCCATTTCTACAGATTCGCAATCTACGCGAGGCTGATCTCAATGTAACTTTAACATGCGACATGAATGGTATACTTATGCAGTACGGAATATTATTTGCCGCATTGACAAACGCATTTGTATCCTCGCTAACACTTACTCTACAGTGCAATCTCACCGCAGCGtgcgtaaaaaaaagatgtaccGACATAATGAAATCATTAATGAATGATAATCAGTTTAAGCCGAAGGATGTTAAAGTTAcacggaaaagaaaaataccgGAAGACGGAGGAGAACCGGCATTTCAATTGCCAGACGACATGAAGAACGAGAATAGTTTTCTCCAAAggattatgaaaattttcaaatttcaaaatacatcAAATAAGCCGGCCAAGTTGTTCGTTACTAGTCATTGGCTCGTACCGTTACTCGTTGtaactattttatactttgcCGAATACAACGATATGAATACTAGTCGATACACGGAAGATGCCGAGTGCATATTCGACAGTAATTTTCCAatgaatgatttttatatattctcagACGttgaagataatttaaaaattgactcTATTATGTATACGACATCgatggaaaataaatatcctGTTGACGAGGAATTATTAAACAAGATCAAACCAAGCAGCGCGGAAGTAGACGAGATAGTCTTTAGAGTTCAGAACATCGTAAACAGCACGTTAAATTATACAGGCAAATCTTCAGAAAGTGCGAAAAACACAAATGTTCTCGCGACTTTCGGATCACAAAGCTTGACGGATTATGTGGcagcaaataatataataaactatataaaaagtaatacagACATTAATAATGTCACTAAAAGACTAAATGATACATTGATGGGAGAAAATGAAAGTATCCACGACCACGATACGTCCACAAATAATACAGACTCCAGTCGAGATCTGCAAGCATCGTTACTCCATAATTTGTTGAAGAGTACGTCGGAGGAATCAGATGTAGCTACATTCGGGAACTCGAGCAATGTGCATGACACCTCGGATAAGGATGACAGCTATCATGAGGACGGGCAGATGTATCCTGCAAGTACAGAAGAGAATCAGACAGCTACCAATATTGGCGtcatgcaatataaaaaaacatcagTTTCcaataatcaaatatacaacAATATAATGAAACGTATTCAAAATgcgatgaaaaataataatcgcacGATAAATCGACACAATCAGGCAAGGCAGCCAAAGGGGGACAATTTGAAAGACTACGTCACGAGGAGAAGGCCGAATTCCATCAGGAATTTACTTTCTAGTCagaatgataattttaatcgttACATTAAGGAGATGAGAAATGGTACGCAACACATGATCAACGAGTGCTTGCTCTCACCCAGGTTCTTACAATTGTACCTGTTTGTCTTATTCTTTGCGATATATTTCCTGTCAATTCTGTCATCCTGTATCCTGCAAATGCGTGGCAAGCACGTGTGCAAAAGTACACGTGCgatattaaaagcaaaaacTGATCTTGCATCTGTTCGCGAGAATTCAAGTAAACATAACAATACAACCATCATCAATGTATCTCAGCTACCTATGGACACTAAAGAAAATCATCATCACGATTCAACGGAGGGATCCAACGTGTCGCAGGAAGCAAGAGAAGATCATAGTCAAAGGTCACACGTAGAGACAATAAAAGACGAGAGCCTGCTCTTAGAGATAGATTGCACggtaagaatatttaataccgTCGAATTATCCTTGATTCTATGCACAATTCTCTGGACACCGATATTCTTGGAAACTCTACTCAGAGTTTTTTCATGCATCCGCTCGCCTCAATGGTTTATCGATACAACATTTCTAAGCGCAATTTCTTTCGGTATCATAAGAAACATCCtcaacatgtatataataaaaaatcaagagATCCCTAACAATGTTAAAACAAAAGATAACAGAATACATCCAGTCAAATAA
- the LOC140673473 gene encoding pyridoxal phosphate phosphatase PHOSPHO2 — MQQCSRSVLAAFDFDHTICNGNTDLVARKLLPNEKIPEDVKGLYKSSGWIAYMDRILELLHENGIDARRIENAVAGIPAVPGIEALLADLHANGHEIIIISDSNSIFIDRWLKRRKLDHLISRIFTNPARYDDNGRMRVDMYHTQHTCRLSTINLCKGQILMDYVDQRREQGKRYGKIVYVGDGKNDLCPVLRLSRSDLACPRKCYALIETLNNLPRDASTEAEVIPWDNGTDLHLNLKSII; from the coding sequence ATGCAGCAATGTAGTCGCAGCGTGCTAGCGGCGTTCGATTTCGACCACACCATCTGCAACGGCAACACCGACCTGGTGGCGCGAAAGCTGCTGCCGAACGAGAAGATACCCGAGGATGTGAAGGGTCTGTACAAGTCTAGCGGCTGGATCGCGTACATGGACAGGATCTTGGAGCTCCTGCACGAAAATGGCATCGACGCCCGGAGAATCGAGAACGCCGTGGCTGGTATACCAGCGGTCCCGGGTATCGAGGCGCTCCTCGCCGACTTGCACGCCAACGGCCACGAGATCATCATCATCAGCGATTCAAACAGCATATTCATCGACCGTTGGCTGAAGCGCAGGAAGCTCGATCATCTGATATCACGGATCTTCACGAATCCAGCCCGGTACGACGACAATGGCAGGATGAGGGTGGACATGTATCACACCCAGCACACGTGTCGGCTGAGTACTATCAATCTCTGCAAAGGACAGATACTGATGGACTACGTCGATCAGAGACGCGAGCAGGGCAAGCGCTACGGTAAAATCGTCTACGTCGGCGACGGCAAGAACGACCTCTGCCCGGTTCTGCGTCTCTCGCGGTCGGACCTGGCGTGTCCGCGCAAGTGTTACGCGCTCATCGAGACGTTGAACAATTTGCCCCGTGACGCGTCCACGGAGGCGGAAGTTATACCATGGGATAATGGTACGGATTTGCATCTTAACTTGAaatcgattatataa